The Pyrus communis chromosome 14, drPyrComm1.1, whole genome shotgun sequence sequence AACATGTCCTGTAAgtattttggtttattttttgttttaattttcaatccTTTGACTATCAGACTTAGTTGGTTTTTATGGTTATCTTTCAATAACAGGGTGTGCAGCCTCAAGCGCAGCAGGCAGAGGGTGCTCTACACACTTCAGCTTCTGGCACATCAGCAGCTACTGCTGATCAAACCCAGGCTGCAATTGAAACAGGAACAACTACATCTCAGGCCCTGGTTTCTCAAACTACAAGTGCCACTGCACCTGGATCTGATCCAAATCAGAAAGCAAACTCAAGTTCTCAAGCTCAAGCGGCCGTGCCAACTGCTGATCAATGGtaccagcagcagcaacaatATCAACAGTACTACCAGCAGTACCCTGGGTATGACCCATATCAACAGCAATATCAGAACTACTATCCCTATCAACAGCCAGCAGTTCCACAACAACAGCAGGCTCAGCCACCATATGGGACCATCCAGAATCAACCTCAGACATACTTGCAACCTCAGCCCCAAACTCAAGCTCTGCCACAGCCCCAAACTCAACCTCCGCCACAGCCCCAAACTCAACCTCCGCTACAGCCCCAAATTTCTCAAGCTCAAACTCAACCCCAAATTCAGCTTCCAAATGGCCAGGCTCCTGTTGTTGCTCAAACGCAAAATCAGGTACAAGCCAACCAACTGCAGCAACTCCACCCGACAGTGCAGACTTACCCAGCAGCTCATGGGCAGACACAGCCATATTTCCAAGCTCCATCTCAGTCACAGCCTCATTCTCAACATGTGCAAGTGCTTCCGTATCAGCAGCCCCAAATTCAGCAACATAACCAGGCCCATCTTCAACCGCAGCACCATCCCCTTTCTCAACCCCAATCTCAGTCACAACCTCAGCAACAGGCACAGGTTCAACACCATCCCCAAATTCACCCTTCTCAGCCCATGAATGCTGCTGTCCAGCCTCAGGCACAGCATCCACCATCTCATCCCGCGTCTGGCAATAACTCATATCCTCAACCTCACCTTCACCAACCAGTGCAACACAATATGTACGTGCAATCTCAAGGTGTGCCTCACTCTCAGTTGCAGACTCCTGTTCAAATGCAGAATCAGTTCCCTCAACAACCCCCACTCATGCGTCCGCCTTCATCTCATACAACAATTCCAAACCAGCAGCAGCCAGCTTTGTTGCCTTCACCCGGTCAAGTCCAAAATATCAATCCTGCACAGCAGCAGCCAGTTCCCTCTTATGCTCAGCAACCTGGAAATTCAGTCTACCAGCGCCCTATTATGCAAGCAGTTCAACAACCGATGCCTCAGCAGTATTTCCACCATCAGCCATATGTACAGCAGCAACCATCTACACAGTTACGTCCCCAGAGCCAATCTCATCCGTTCCCTCAACATATTCATGCCTCTACACAGTCTCAGCAGAACATTGCATTGTCTCAGGGCATTCAACATACTCAGTCTAATCTTGTCGGAAGACCTATGATGCCAAGTCATGGAGTACAACCTCAGCCTTATGGACAAACTGCTGTTCAGGTGAGGCCAATACATTCTTCTGTAAACCATCCATCTACAAATCAGAATAATATGGTCAGATCAAACAACCCAGTGCAATCTGGAGCAAACTCGAGACCAACTATGTCTGAGAGGCAAGCGGAGAAAGAATCTGAGTCATCAGGTCAGAATGTTGCACATGATGCCGAATTTAAATCTGTGAAATCTGAGATGGGTATGAAGTCCGTTGATGATGAGCATAAACCTAGTGGTGAAGTTAAACCTAATCAGGGGGATACATCTTTCAAGGCGATTCCAGAGTCTAGGGGCTTGCCGGGGCCAGATCCAGATTTACATGCACTTGATAATGGAGATTCTGTAAATATCCCAATGTTGAAGGAAGAGGGTGTGGATAGTGCTATGGAGCACTCAAGTAACGGTAAATTGGGTGAAGTAGCTGAGGGTGCACAAGAAATCCCATCGGAAGAAGCTCAACTTCATGAAGAACAGGGTCGAAGGTTGCAGAAGAATGCTAGTGGCATTCTGCAGCCTTCCAATGTACAAGTACAAGCTGGCGGGGGTTCTCAAGCTGTATCTACTTCAGTTCCAACTGTTCAAGTACAAGCTGGTGGCTCTACACAACCTTCACATCTTGTACCAATACATCATGGACCTACCATACTCCCCCAAAGGCCTGGTGCACCTCCACATCATACACAGGGGCCTGGGCACCCCATGGCTCATTTAAGACCTCAGGGACCTGCACATGTGCCTGGACAGCCTTTTCATCCATCTGAGCATTTGCAACCACCTGGTCCCAACCCGGGTTTTGGACCATCCTCTGGAAGGGGAGGTCAGTATGGTCCTCAAGGTGTACTACCTCCTTCCCATACAGGGGTTCCCAGGATGCAAGATGAACCTGTTGGAGGCCCTCCATTTAGTGGAATGATGGCACCATATGGCCCTGAAGGTCATAGGAGTTACCAGCGGCCTGCCTTTCAGATTGATCAAGGAGCAATTGGACAGCCATCTGGTATCCCCCCAaatatgttgagaatgaatgGAACTCCAGGCCTCGACTCCTCATCAGTTCATGGGTTGAGGGATGAAAGGTTCAAGGCTTTTCCGGATGAACAAATGAATTCCTTCCCAGTAGATCCAACTTATCGTGGAATTGACCGGGTAGCGTTTGAAGACGATCTCAAGCAATTCCCTAGGCCTTCGTATCTGGATTCTGATCCTGTTTCTAAATTTGGGAATTATTCATCAAGGCCCTTTGATAAGGGACCTCATGGGCTCAAGTATGATATGGGTCTGAATACAGATCCTGCTGCTGGAGATATTGGGAGAATGGAGCCTTCTCACGGTCATCCAGATTTTGTTGGACGACGCCATATGGATGTTTTGGCTCCCCGAAGCCCAGTTAGAGATTACCCTGCTATCCCATCTCATGGGTTTAGAGGCTTTGGCCCTGATGATTTTGAAAGAAGAGACTTTCATCGATTTGGTGATCCACATGGAAATTCATTCCACGAGGGTAGGCTTTCTAATTTTCCTGGTCATTTTCGACGGGGTGAGTTTGAGGGTCCTGGTAATATGCGAATTGTTGATGGGCACCCTGGTCATCTTCGGAGGGGAGATCATTTGGGTCCTCAGAATGTGCATAATCATTTGCATTTGCGAGAACCTATGGGTTTTGGTGATCGTCGTCCACGGATTGGAGACATGACTGGGCCTGGGAACTTTGAATCATTTCGAGGCAAGAGGACAAGCCATCCACGTCTTGGTGAGCCTGGATTTAGGAGCAGCTTTTCGCTTCAGAGATTTCCAACTGATGGAGCTTACACAGTTAAGTATTACTTCAAGTATCTGTGTGTGTTAAGTGATGCTCTTCTGTTCTCATATTACTACAGCTTCCATTCTGATATTCTATTGTATTTgatttttagttcaatttttgaTGCTGTTGATATCTTCAGGGAGATCTAGAGTCTTTTGATCACTCAAGGAAAAGGAAACCAGCTAGTATGGGATGGTGCCGGATATGTAAAGTTGATTGTGAAACAGTTGAAGGTTTGGACTTGCATTCACAAACAAGGGAACACCAGAAGATGGCTATGGATATGGTGCGAACCATCAAGCAAAATGCCAAAAAGCAGAAACTGTAAGTTCTCTGAGCACATAGTTACTAATTGGCTATTGACCAAAATCATTATCattattttcaaactttgtCTTAAAAAGTCTGATGCTTCCTTctgttcttttttcttcattttgtaGAACCTCTGGTGATCAGTCCGTGGTAGAGGATGAAAATAAGTCAAAAAATCCAGCTTTGAAGCCCGGGGAGAAAAGCATTGATGGATGATTGTGTGCTGCAATGTGGATCTCTTTGGTTGCATTTCACTTGGGGTCCAATTGTTTCTTTGGTATTATTGCGTTAGCAATATAGGTGATGCACCCTTCCATGCCTCTTTTTCTAGATTCGGGGTGGTTTATGCTAGTTTTGTCATTTCAGGTTGCTGCCATGTTAATGGAGATGGTATTTGGAACTGGAGTTCAATGGCAGTTAAGTTTGTTGTTTTTGATTCTCATGTTTTCTACTTTCACTAGGATTGTTTTTCGTTGGCATTGTCATTATCGGTTCAAAAGTGGTATATTGCTATCACTTCCTTTTGCATTTGGTACTATTGAGATGGCATTGGTTTATAGCATTTTCGAATGTATGCTTGACTCTTTTAATCTTATTTATTAAGTTTATTCAACTGCTTCCAGAAAATTATGGTGACCAGCAATGtattaagtttagttttactgCTCTCAGATATGTATTTATGGttataaaatatatcattgctAAAAATGGACATTTACTTTGAATGTTGAAGCTATAAGCATTTTCCTTTATGCTGTATGTAACTTTGTGAATTTTACATTATCGTCAATTTTCTCACTACGGTCGACAAGAATATCTGTTTTTAAGTGTAGGGAGACTGCTGCTGTCTGACTTGCTTCATCATTTCTATTTTAGGCAGAGATAATTTTATGTAATCAACCTGATCCTTGGCCTTCAGTTGGTAGAGATTGGACTGACCACATTAAGCAGATTAGTTATAACTAACATTTCATCAGAATTTTACCCAATTAGTTGGAAGTGTTAAAGTAGTGTGTTCTAAAAGATGAGGATTTCTGCAAAACGAATGAACTTTGTGAGAAATAATTGTCAATCACTAGTACCACAGTAGGCTTCAAAACTAAATATTTGAGGTGTATAGGCTTATAGAAGGCAGTCACTGGAGTACATATTAATATAGATTACACAGAATTTTGCACGCTGACTCTTAAGAAAAAGTGAGAGAGTTTAAGGAATTAGGTATCTTAGAGACCATGAAATCATAAATTATATTGTTATCTGTTTTTAGTAGCTTTTAGTAGCTAGCAGAGACGGCTTCATGATTTTGCTTGTTGGACTGCAGCATCTATTATATTGTTATCTGTTTTGATGGCTTGCAGATTGACATATACTTGAAGGGTATTTTGTTTTGCTgataaattaaacaaatgagACCAATATTAGGTGTACTGGCTGTATGGGTTGGAATGTTGTGAACCTAATTGAACAACTTGGTCTCCACAATTCAGCTGTATATTCTGCAGCTCGGTCGTCATCTGATTGGTCTTGTGCTAATTTGTGTAGGACAGAAGCGGAAGCTACtgtatgtttgtttatcctGCATGAAACAACATCAAAACAAGAGAGAACAATGAAATTCTTAAAAAGAAAGAGTCCAGTATCTAATTTTCTGGAATAACAGACCTGCATAAAAAGTCTCATAATGACATATATACTAGGGTTACATCCTTAGCATCCTAGCCTTGATTACTTCAATAACTATTCAATTAGGCCTCCATAAGTTACTTACAAACACGCAAAACTATCGTCTgactataaatatataaaaaataaaacgacTAGGAGTAGAAGCAATACTATCATCTACAAAGCAACATAAGACATAAAGATAAAACAAGTCAAATAAAAGGTAATCTGAATACCTAAACCAAGGTGGCTAGCCTTTTAATCTTGGAAAGCCTTGTAGATCTTCTCTTATTAGTTTTACATACGGGGAAAGGCTTGAACCATTTCATAAGTTGGGTTTTATCTTTATTGCTATTTGTTTTACTACAGACTTGATGATTTTATTCTAACACTGTCATGTTATTTTTAGCTCCTAAGGTCgatttgttgttgatttttctttttggtggaATTTCTCTTTTTCTATTCTAGATCTTTTCAATTCGACCCGTCATTTTTTGGCAAGAAGACTCATATGGACTGAAAGTTTAGCGGAAAAAGGTTTACTCTGTCATCTGTTTTTGATGTGGTAAGGTTGTGTTCAATGTACAGATTTTATTTAGTTGTGGCAAAATTAGCTTCTGAGTGTTGATTATATGACCTGCTTACTTGTTGGGATTCATCTGCTTCTACATTTTTACGAAGAGTATATTTACATCTTTTGAAGCGCTAGGAGACATGTAGTTTTGATTACTCTGTCATCTTAGGAAGCCTTAGGAGACATGTAGTTTTGATTACCTTCCATCCATCAGGTATATATTAGATACGAACTTTAAGGGGCCATGGGGCTTACATTTTAAGATGTCTACTTGGATTGTTAGGGTTAGGGATCATGATTTATCTAGGACAGTTTGATggctagttttatttatttatttatttttatattatcacCGCCCATGGTGGTTGCGGTTGTGGCCATCGCCCTTGCCGCCCTCAACATGGGTGGGCAGCACCCCAAGCACACATCCTTAATGCTTTGTCATATGCGTTCTGTAACAACaaattcaattttgtttgtATGCTGACTTTTGAATGGATTTTGCAATTACTCTCCTTCAAGTATAGCAATCACATTTCCATGTGCATAGATTCGGGTTCATGTTGATGTTTTGAGGCAGCCTTGCCGGTTgaactctatttttttttttttttttttttttttttttaaatataggtaGCAATATTTTTATCTATTTCAACAGCTCATAagtcgctctctctctctctctgtctctcacacacacgcacacaaaaCATATCCTTTCACCATCACCTACCACTGTAATTTTCTTTAGAAAAGTTCGGGTGGTCAAGGAAGGTAAAAAACTGGTTTTCTTGTTTTCCATCAGAGTTTTGGTggtgagaaatgctaaggggaCTCTCTCAAAAGCAGATCTCTTTATGGACTCTCTGACCCCTCATGTTTTTGGcataatatttaataatattgGCACGGAAATTGACATTAAACACTGAGGTGTCAGAGAGTCCATCTTTGAGagagtttccttagcatttctctttggTGGTTTAGGAagggaagaagtggcgttctttCGATTGTGGATGCAGTACACCAAATCTTAGTTTTGTTCAACAGTATTACCATAATTTCTATGGATAACTCTGGACATGATTCATGCCATGAAAATTCTTTGTAAGATTGCATCTAGTGATATCTGGCGTGTGCTAAAGCATCCCTTGAGCAACTTAAATATTAACACACAACCTGAGAAGTTTTCGTCGCTTCGAAAATTTATCCTTGTTTTTAAACACTGTCCTTGCCATAAATGTTTTAGCCTTTTACATGAACCAAGTACTGtaatatttgaatttgattgttttagtgtgttttgaataTAATCGCGTTTGAACTAATACTAGCCTCGGAATTACGCGTATTTGTTCAAAAATCCATAATGTAGGCTTACGAAGGAATGAGAATAATGCAGGGTTCCAGTTCgaagaaaaaagaatacaacATAGTAAGGCGAACGCTAGGATGTTTTTTCGGAGAAAATTGCTAACGAAGTAAAGTGTTTGATAAAGATTGCAGTGTGGTGCAGGGACTGAAAGCATGATTGCACGGTGAGACAATGTAGGATGGTTGCTTTGCTTATTGTTTCTCCTAGTGCTACCTTATTCTCAAAGCGTGTCTGTGGGTCTCGCGAAGCTGTAGATCGGAAGGTTATTCGGCGATGGAGGCTCCTTACCTTGCCAACTTAATGCCTTTCAAGGCCTTTGTTTAACTGCGTTATGTTTTGCAACTTTGGGTATACGTGGTTGTAAACGAATGATTGGTAGGCTAATATTTACGAGAGACGTTTAGTGAATATCACTTCTATTTACTTATTTTCGTTGTCCTTTTAAGACCGGCTGaagattaataatattttatatatgttttcttgtaaaagaaaaaaagaactgACGAAATAAAATACGTTATGTTCCGATTTGCTTTTATACataatgagagagaaaatatTTAAAGTGCGTATTATTATGGGTGGGCACAGTTTGGTCCAATTTGTTTGCTTTGCGCATGCTGTTGTGGccttttggttaaataatacaatgttataatttatatgtaagTTTCTCTTCACGCGATATTGTATTATTGGACCATAACATCATGTAACGCTGAATCCTTGTAAGTTTTTCTTGCTATCCAGATATATTTCGGATGTAAAAGTAAAGCTTCTTCATAGTAATCAAACTCAAAACATTTTGGCATATGTGAAagactttaaaacataaaacatcttaattacaaataaaaaaaaatatcattaaaccgtAATGTTAAATTGATAAGTTGATATTTCTTAGTTGCTTAAAATATCTTTAGCAAGCCAAAAATGGTTTTTATCAGAGGTTTAAAAATTGGGGTCAGGATTCGACCGCAAGCAATGCCAGATCACGAATAACCTTTTTACCCCACGGAGCTCGAGGCTGTACAGCCTCACATCACGTGACATCGAACCGGCACCAGATCGGAGAGGGGTAATGCCGTCATTTTACAATTTCAGGGATCCTGGAATCGTAAATAAACCAGTGGGCCACACCGTATCCAGCTGTATCCCTAAttctaaaattcaaaatcttCGTTTAGGctctaaaaatttaaaaccgTTTCTGCACCCATCAAATTAGGTGGCGCAAATCCAGCCGTTGATTCTCCCTATCCCAGTTGATTTAAACAGCCAATgaaaaatccgaaaattaaataattaaataaattagtaAAGAGCCGTTGTAGGGTTACAGCTCACTCCCTCTATATATCCGCCCTCTCACTCCCTCGCTGCCCCTCATCCTTGCCGttcctcctctttctctctctaaaacttcATCGTTCTCTCTCGTTCTCTCTCCCCCTAGATCTCAGCGACTCAACCCTAGAACCGAAAATGCGTGAGATCCTTCACATCCAGGGAGGCCAATGCGGCAACCAGATCGGGGCCAAGTTCTGGGAGGTGGTGTGCGCCGAGCACGGCATCGACTCCACCGGACGCTACCACGGTGACTCCGAGCTCCAGCTTGAGAGGGTTAATGTCTACTACAATGAGGCCAGCGGCGGCCGCTATGTTCCTCGCGCCGTGCTCATGGATCTGGAGCCTGGCACCATGGACAGTATCAGATCTGGGCCGTACGGCCAGATCTTCCGCCCTGACAACTTCGTTTTCGGTCAATCGGGTGCTGGGAACAACTGGGCCAAGGGTCATTACACTGAGGGTGCAGAGTTGATCGATTCCGTTCTCGATGTGGTTCGCAAGGAGGCGGAGAATTGCGACTGCTTGCAAGGTATGTGTGAACTCGGACGAAATCCTAATTGTAATTTGTGAGATTTTGAGATTGGGTATTTCATTTCTGTGTCGATTAAACCCTAGTTTACTGAAATGATGAAACCCTAACTGCATTTTGTGAGATTCTGAGATTTGGGGGTTTACATTTCTGGATCGGTTAAACCCTAATATTGGCTTGTGATTTGGTGGTGCAGGGTTTCAGGTGTGCCATTCGTTGGGAGGTGGTACTGGATCTGGGATGGGAACGCTTCTGATCTCGAAGATCAGGGAGGAATACCCAGATCGGATGATGATGACGTTCTCCGTGTTCCCATCTCCCAAGGTCTCAGATACTGTTGTGGAGCCTTACAATGCTACTCTTTCGGTTCATCAGCTTGTGGAGAATGCTGATGAGTGCATGGTTCTGGACAATGAGGCCCTCTACGATATTTGCTTCCGCACACTTAAGCTCACCACCCCCAGCTGTAAGTTTGCTCAGATCTATCTTCTTTGTTGTTTGGTTGAATCAATTTTGTACAAGTGTTTGTATGTTTATAGATCTTGATTTACGCTTTATCTAAATATCAAGTTGTTTGACCATGTTAATTACTCTCTGTTGGATGATTAATTGTTGCATGATTTGAATGTCCATCGTGTTTCGCTTTTGAGTTTGTCGGTCATGTGAAGTGTTCGGTGTTTTGTTATTGATTGTTGAGTAATGGGTTGCCATTCATTTCTTTAGAAAAGTAAGTTTTGGCAATGAATGAAAGTTTGAATGTCTAAGTTTAGCTGGGTTTTTAAGTCATGATGTCTCTGTTCTGATGTTACGTTTTGTGGTGAGTTATGGTAATTACTGTGAAAGTAAATGAGGTGTCATTTGATTTCGAAGTCGAAAAACGTTTTGGCTAGCAATGAATTATTGAATGTTCTTTGCTTGTACTATCTTTTATATTGTTGCTTTCGGAAAGCATGAATTGATTTCTTGGAAAATAAGGTTTGGTGAGCAATGGATGATTGATTTTTCTGtacttgtttattttttactgTTGGGGTTTGAAAGCGTGATTTGTTGATTATGTGTGGTTGCGATGAAACATATACTAAGTTGAACTACATGCTCCTTGATTGATTTCTGCTTCCTCATAGGACTATGATTGCTGATGATGTCTCTGTTTCTTCTTTTATGTTTACAGTTGGTGATTTGAATCATTTGATCTCTGCAACAATGTCTGGAGTTACTTGCTGCCTGAGGTTCCCTGGTCAGCTCAACTCTGATCTGCGCAAGCTTGCTGTTAACCTGATCCCCTTCCCCCGTCTCCACTTTTTCATGGTGGGCTTTGCTCCCCTTACTTCACGTGGATCTCAGCAGTACCGAGCCCTGACTGTTCCAGAGCTCACTCAGCAAATGTGGGACTCCAAGAACATGATGTGTGCTGCTGATCCCCGACATGGACGTTACCTAACAGCATCAGCCATGTTCCGTGGTAAGATGAGCACCAAGGAAGTTGATGACCAGATGATGAATGTGCAGAACAAGAACTCTTCCTACTTTGTTGAGTGGATCCCCAACAATGTCAAGTCAACTGTCTGTGACATCCCACCAACCGGGCTTAAGATGGCATCGACCTTCATCGGGAACTCTACATCCATCCAGGAGATGTTCAGGAGAGTGAGCGAGCAGTTCACTGCCATGTTCAGGAGGAAGGCTTTCTTGCATTGGTACACTGGTGAAGGCATGGACGAGATGGAATTCACTGAAGCTGAGAGCAACATGAACGATCTGGTTTCTGAGTACCAGCAGTACCAAGATGCAACAGCCGATGAGGATGAGTACGAGGATGAGCAGCAAGAGTATGAGGAGGAAATGTAATTCTATCGTCAAAGCAGTATCGCTTCTTTTAATATCGACTTTCCAGTTTAGTGCGTTTGTGTagcatgtgaatgaatgaatttcCGGTTGAGAGAGGGATCAAGGGACAAGTTTTAAAATCAACTTCCAGTTGCTGCTTTGTGCTGTAACTTTGCTTATTTTCGACATTATGTATTTGCAGTAGTGATATATTCGCTTGCTTTCTAGCATTGATCTTTTTATTGTCTTATCTACTTTCTGTTCTCGGTAGCGTTATCGAACTTCCGGTTATCCCTACTTTTGGTTCCCTTTCTCTATGTTGAGCATTGTCGAATGAGTTGCCGATGTTAGAAGAGGTTTAAAGTTCGAATTTACCCTCTTTTACGTTGAGCTCGCAAGGCATATCGACGGCCTTTTCTCATTTACGAGCCATTGATCTCCAAAATATCAAAACTTGAGTTGCGCAagattttttagaattttattaatttaggaATTTACTTGAGTTGCGCAAAATCTCAAGTACTGTAGTCCTAAAAAATTGCATTTTAATACTTATTTGAATTAAAGGAATTAAAATTCTTGCCCTTTTAAAAGTGTCTCCTCATATGCTAGTCACTTTACCACTGTTGCAAAAAGCAACATTTTGTATACTTTATATCTTCTCATATGACTGATTACTGTAAGATAGAACATTGTCTACACTAAACACTCCTTTAGTGTGAGAATTTACTGTAATGCCAAAGGTGcgatcaattttattttaaaatgtttgatCTCGAGCGGTTGATTTAGTGCAAAGAGACAAAAAGTTTGAAACTGAAACGCAAAAAGCAACATTTTGTATACTTTATATCTTCTCACATGACCGATTACTGTAAGATAGAACATTTTCTACACTAAACACTCCTTTAGTGTAAGAATTTACTGCAATGCCAAAGGTGCGATCAATTGTGTCTTAAAATGTTTGATCTCGAGCGGTTGATTTAGTGCAAAGAGACAAAAAGTTTGAAACTAAAACCCAAGTTTGAACTCCCATGATTGCATTTATTAGGATCACCAGCGCTGCTTTAGTGTACAAGTTAACCCGAGGACCA is a genomic window containing:
- the LOC137715037 gene encoding uncharacterized protein — translated: MGFDNECILNIQSLAGEYFCPVCRLLVYPNEALQSQCTHLYCKPCLTYVVSTTQACPYDGYLVTEADAKPLTESNKALSDTIGKILVHCLFHRSGCTWQGPLSECTPHCSGCAFGNSPVVCNRCGVQIVHRHVQEHAQTCPGVQPQAQQAEGALHTSASGTSAATADQTQAAIETGTTTSQALVSQTTSATAPGSDPNQKANSSSQAQAAVPTADQWYQQQQQYQQYYQQYPGYDPYQQQYQNYYPYQQPAVPQQQQAQPPYGTIQNQPQTYLQPQPQTQALPQPQTQPPPQPQTQPPLQPQISQAQTQPQIQLPNGQAPVVAQTQNQVQANQLQQLHPTVQTYPAAHGQTQPYFQAPSQSQPHSQHVQVLPYQQPQIQQHNQAHLQPQHHPLSQPQSQSQPQQQAQVQHHPQIHPSQPMNAAVQPQAQHPPSHPASGNNSYPQPHLHQPVQHNMYVQSQGVPHSQLQTPVQMQNQFPQQPPLMRPPSSHTTIPNQQQPALLPSPGQVQNINPAQQQPVPSYAQQPGNSVYQRPIMQAVQQPMPQQYFHHQPYVQQQPSTQLRPQSQSHPFPQHIHASTQSQQNIALSQGIQHTQSNLVGRPMMPSHGVQPQPYGQTAVQVRPIHSSVNHPSTNQNNMVRSNNPVQSGANSRPTMSERQAEKESESSGQNVAHDAEFKSVKSEMGMKSVDDEHKPSGEVKPNQGDTSFKAIPESRGLPGPDPDLHALDNGDSVNIPMLKEEGVDSAMEHSSNGKLGEVAEGAQEIPSEEAQLHEEQGRRLQKNASGILQPSNVQVQAGGGSQAVSTSVPTVQVQAGGSTQPSHLVPIHHGPTILPQRPGAPPHHTQGPGHPMAHLRPQGPAHVPGQPFHPSEHLQPPGPNPGFGPSSGRGGQYGPQGVLPPSHTGVPRMQDEPVGGPPFSGMMAPYGPEGHRSYQRPAFQIDQGAIGQPSGIPPNMLRMNGTPGLDSSSVHGLRDERFKAFPDEQMNSFPVDPTYRGIDRVAFEDDLKQFPRPSYLDSDPVSKFGNYSSRPFDKGPHGLKYDMGLNTDPAAGDIGRMEPSHGHPDFVGRRHMDVLAPRSPVRDYPAIPSHGFRGFGPDDFERRDFHRFGDPHGNSFHEGRLSNFPGHFRRGEFEGPGNMRIVDGHPGHLRRGDHLGPQNVHNHLHLREPMGFGDRRPRIGDMTGPGNFESFRGKRTSHPRLGEPGFRSSFSLQRFPTDGAYTGDLESFDHSRKRKPASMGWCRICKVDCETVEGLDLHSQTREHQKMAMDMVRTIKQNAKKQKLTSGDQSVVEDENKSKNPALKPGEKSIDG
- the LOC137715110 gene encoding tubulin beta-1 chain-like yields the protein MREILHIQGGQCGNQIGAKFWEVVCAEHGIDSTGRYHGDSELQLERVNVYYNEASGGRYVPRAVLMDLEPGTMDSIRSGPYGQIFRPDNFVFGQSGAGNNWAKGHYTEGAELIDSVLDVVRKEAENCDCLQGFQVCHSLGGGTGSGMGTLLISKIREEYPDRMMMTFSVFPSPKVSDTVVEPYNATLSVHQLVENADECMVLDNEALYDICFRTLKLTTPSFGDLNHLISATMSGVTCCLRFPGQLNSDLRKLAVNLIPFPRLHFFMVGFAPLTSRGSQQYRALTVPELTQQMWDSKNMMCAADPRHGRYLTASAMFRGKMSTKEVDDQMMNVQNKNSSYFVEWIPNNVKSTVCDIPPTGLKMASTFIGNSTSIQEMFRRVSEQFTAMFRRKAFLHWYTGEGMDEMEFTEAESNMNDLVSEYQQYQDATADEDEYEDEQQEYEEEM